A stretch of DNA from Rhizobium sp. EC-SD404:
GATGCACGAGGCTCGCAGCGATATCCCCATAGAGCATCACGGCCCGCGCCCGGTGATAATCCGGCGGATCGGCGAACGCTGCCGGCGACACCGCGCCCTCCCCTTGATCGTGAGCAAAAGGCACGCCGAGGATTTCGCAGAAAGGTCGCTCGATGAATTCGGCGCTCGACCAGCATGTGGCACACAAACCGCCGTGGCGGGCCATGATGACCGAGCAGCCGAGGCAGACCGGCGGATAGACGAGCGACACCAAACGGGACCAGAGCGCGCCAGCGTGTTTGCGCAGCACTGGAACCTGGCCTGAAGGATCGATCGTCACCATCTTTTCAAGATAGCGAAACGGCGACACGCGGTATACGGGGGTTGCCTCGAGCAAGTGCAACCTGAGACAGGCAACGGATGACCGACCAATCCCTATTCGATCAAGCGTTCTTGTCGCTGCAGCGCCGCCGGGCCCATGCCCGAGCGACAGAGGGTGCCGATTTCCTGCTGAGACACGTCGCCGAGGATCTGGCCGAACGGCTGGCGACCGTGAGCCGCCGCTTCCCTGTCGCCGTCGAACTGCATGGCCATACGGGGATTGTCGGCGAACGGCTTATGGCGGGCGGCAGCATCGACCGGCTCATCCGCGTCGAAACAGATACGGGTCTGATCGGCGTTTCGGACGGGAAGGTCGCCTCGCTGGAAACGGTTCCCCTCGAGCCGGAGACGGCCGACCTGATCGTTTCGCCGCTCGCGCTGCATCTCACGCAGGATACTCCAGGCGTTCTCATCCAGATCAACCGTGCCCTGAAGCCCGACGGCCTGTTTCTGGGCGCCATGCCGGGCGCCGGTACGCTCGGCGAGTTGCGCGAGTCGCTCATTGCAGCGGAAAGCGAGCTTTCAGGCGGCGCCGCGCCGCGCGTGATCCCGTTTCCGGACATCCGCGACGCGGGCGCACTCATGCAACGCGCGGGCTTTGCGCTGCCCGTGACGGATGTGGACACGCTGACTGTGCGCTATTCCGACATGTTCGGGCTGATGCGGGATTTGAGGGCGATGGGCATGGCGAACCCGCTTTCGGGGAGAAGCCGTCGTCCCGCTTCGCGGGCGCTGTTCCTGCGCGCAGCCGAACTTTACGCGGAGCGGTTTTCAGATCCGGACGGGCGCATCCGCGCGACATTTCGCATCATTCACATGTCCGGCTGGCGCCCGCACGAAAGCCAGCAGAAGCCTGCCCGCCGGGGATCGGCGACGGTCAGTCTCGCGGATGTCCTGAAATCGTCGTCTGGG
This window harbors:
- a CDS encoding methyltransferase domain-containing protein — protein: MTDQSLFDQAFLSLQRRRAHARATEGADFLLRHVAEDLAERLATVSRRFPVAVELHGHTGIVGERLMAGGSIDRLIRVETDTGLIGVSDGKVASLETVPLEPETADLIVSPLALHLTQDTPGVLIQINRALKPDGLFLGAMPGAGTLGELRESLIAAESELSGGAAPRVIPFPDIRDAGALMQRAGFALPVTDVDTLTVRYSDMFGLMRDLRAMGMANPLSGRSRRPASRALFLRAAELYAERFSDPDGRIRATFRIIHMSGWRPHESQQKPARRGSATVSLADVLKSSSGEG